The nucleotide window GCCAGCTTCACGGCGACGAAGTTGGGATCGACCGAGCCGCCGATGCGAATCCCCATGTCATAGCCCTCGCGCACGATGTCCACCACGCGATCGGTCAGGTTGAACGAAATCTGCACTTCCGGATGCTGGCGCAAAAACGTGGGGGCATGCGGCGCCACGTGCTTGCGCCCGAACGCCGCCGGGGCCGAGACGATCAGGTGGCCCGACACCGCGTGCCGCCCGGCGCTGATTTCGTTCTCGGCCATGTCCCAGTCGCCCAGCAACTGCTTGCAGCGCTCGAGAAAAGCGCCGCCCTCTTCCGACAGCGCGAGCCGCCGCGTCGACCGGTACATGAGCTTGATGCCCAGCCGCTTTTCGAGCGCGTCGATGCGCCGCCCGAGAATCACCGGCGAGACGCCCTCCTTGAGCGCCGCCGCCGCCAGACTGCCCGCTTCGGCCACCTGCACGAAGGTCTCGATCTGCTTGTAACGGTCCATCCCGCCTCCATTCGATACTTTTTGTTATTAAAAAAACGATCTTTTGTGATCTTATCAAACAAATCGTACCGGCTTAAAGTGGCTTCCAAGATCATTACCGATTACACATTGGAGGAGTCACATGGCCAAGATGACCGCCGTAGAGGCCGCCGTTCGGGTGCTGGAGAAGGAAGGCATCACCACCGCGTTCGGCGTGCCGGGCGCAGCAATCAACCCGTTCTATTCGGCACTGCGCAAGGCCGGCAGCGTCGAGCACGTGCTCGCGCGCCACGTCGAAGGTGCGTCGCACATGGCCGAAGGCTATACCCGTGCAGAAGCCGGCAACATCGGCGTGTGTATCGGTACGTCGGGCCCCGCCGGCACCGATATGATCACGGGTCTGTACTCGGCACAAGCCGACTCGATCCCCATTCTGTGCATTACGGGTCAGGCACCGCGCGCCCGTCTGTACAAGGAAGATTTCCAGGCTGTCGATATCGAATCGATCGCCAAGCCGGTGACCAAGTGGGCCGTGACCGTGCGTGAGCCGGCACTCGTGCCGCGCGTGTTCCAGCAGGCTTTCCACCTGATGCGCTCGGGCCGCCCGGGTCCGGTGCTGATCGACCTGCCGTTCGACGTGCAAGTTGCCGAGATCGAATTCGATCCCGATACCTACGAGCCGCTGCCGGTCTACAAGCCCGCTGCCACGCGCGCACAGGCTGAGAAGGCGATCCAGATGCTGCTCGCCTCGGAGCGTCCGTTGATCGTGTCGGGTGGCGGTGTGATCAACGCCGACGCTGCCGACCTGCTGGTCGAATTCGCCGAGACCGTCAATGTGCCGGTCGTCCCCACGCTCATGGGCTGGGGCACCATCGCCGACGATCACCCGCTGATGGCCGGCATGGTCGGTCTGCAAACGTCGCACCGCTTCGGCAACGCGACGATGCTCGCCGCCGACTTCGTGATGGGCATCGGCAACCGCTGGGCCAACCGCCACACCGGTAGCGTCGACGTCTTCACCAAGGGCCGCAAGTTCGTGCACGTCGACATCGAGCCGACGCAAATCGGCCGCGTGTTCGGTCCGGACTACGGCATCGTCTCCGATGCGAAGGCTGCGCTCACGCTGTTCGTCGAAGTGGCCAAGGAACTGAAGGCTGCCGGGCGTCTGCCGGATCGCTCGCAGTGGGTCGCCGACTGCCAGAAGCGCAAGCGCACGATGCTGCGCCGCTCCGACTTCGATCAGGTGCCGATCAAGCCGCAACGCGTGTATCAGGAAATGAACGCCTTCTTCGGCCGCGACGTGCGTTACGTCTCGACCATCGGCCTGTCGCAAATTGCGGCCGCACAGTTCCTGCACGTGAACAAGCCGCGTCACTGGGTCAACTGCGGTCAGGCCGGCCCGCTGGGCTGGACCGTGCCGGCAGCGATCGGTGTGAAGGTGGCATCGCCGTCATCGGACGTGGTGGCCATCTCGGGCGACTACGACTTCCAGTTCATGATCGAAGAACTGGCCGTGGCAGCACAGTTCAAGGTGCCGTACATCCACGTCGTGGTGAACAACTCGTATCTGGGCCTGATCCGTCAGGCACAGCGCAACTTCGACATGGATTACTGCGTGCAGCTCGCGTTCGAAAACGTGAACTCGCCGGAATTGAACGGCTACGGCGTCGATCACGTGAAGGTTGCCGAAGGTCTGGGCGTGAAGGCCATCCGCGTGCATCAGCCGAACGACATCCAGCCCGCCTTCGAGCAAGCTCGCAAGCTGATGGCCGAGTTCTCGGTGCCGGTGATCGTGGAAGTGATTCTCGAGCGCGTGACCAACATTGCGATGGGCACCGAAATCAACAACGTCAATGAGTTCGAAGAAATCATCGACGTCGTGGAAGAAGACAACAGCGCCGTGACGGCGTAAGCCGCCCGCCTGTGACCCGTTTGCGGGGCGTGTGCGTCCCCTCCGATAAGACCTAGACCCCCTTATCGGCCCAGCACGCGCCCTGCAATCCCTGCTTTACCTGTTTCACCCTGAATCGAATCGTCGAAACCACCCCCTATAAGAAAGAG belongs to Pandoraea norimbergensis and includes:
- a CDS encoding LysR family transcriptional regulator, producing the protein MDRYKQIETFVQVAEAGSLAAAALKEGVSPVILGRRIDALEKRLGIKLMYRSTRRLALSEEGGAFLERCKQLLGDWDMAENEISAGRHAVSGHLIVSAPAAFGRKHVAPHAPTFLRQHPEVQISFNLTDRVVDIVREGYDMGIRIGGSVDPNFVAVKLAQNRRVVCGTPAYFARHGRPKTLEDLAKHNCLAFNLQGGQQRGWYFKRQGKLVTTRVNGNLDCNDGELLHRWALEGLGLGWRSTWEIQRELLSGELETVLDEYALPDYDILAVYPQQRFQPARVRLFIDHLRQVFARPNYWLEQE
- the gcl gene encoding glyoxylate carboligase, coding for MAKMTAVEAAVRVLEKEGITTAFGVPGAAINPFYSALRKAGSVEHVLARHVEGASHMAEGYTRAEAGNIGVCIGTSGPAGTDMITGLYSAQADSIPILCITGQAPRARLYKEDFQAVDIESIAKPVTKWAVTVREPALVPRVFQQAFHLMRSGRPGPVLIDLPFDVQVAEIEFDPDTYEPLPVYKPAATRAQAEKAIQMLLASERPLIVSGGGVINADAADLLVEFAETVNVPVVPTLMGWGTIADDHPLMAGMVGLQTSHRFGNATMLAADFVMGIGNRWANRHTGSVDVFTKGRKFVHVDIEPTQIGRVFGPDYGIVSDAKAALTLFVEVAKELKAAGRLPDRSQWVADCQKRKRTMLRRSDFDQVPIKPQRVYQEMNAFFGRDVRYVSTIGLSQIAAAQFLHVNKPRHWVNCGQAGPLGWTVPAAIGVKVASPSSDVVAISGDYDFQFMIEELAVAAQFKVPYIHVVVNNSYLGLIRQAQRNFDMDYCVQLAFENVNSPELNGYGVDHVKVAEGLGVKAIRVHQPNDIQPAFEQARKLMAEFSVPVIVEVILERVTNIAMGTEINNVNEFEEIIDVVEEDNSAVTA